In Rattus norvegicus strain BN/NHsdMcwi chromosome 1, GRCr8, whole genome shotgun sequence, a genomic segment contains:
- the Eif3k gene encoding eukaryotic translation initiation factor 3 subunit K, producing the protein MAMFEQMRANVGKLLKGIDRYNPENLATLERYVETQAKENAYDLEANLAVLKLYQFNPAFFQTTVTAQILLKALTNLPHTDFTLCKCMIDQAHQEERPIRQILYLGDLLETCHFQAFWQALDENMDLLEGITGFEDSVRKFICHVVGITYQHIDRWLLAEMLGDLTDNQLRVWMSKYGWSADESGQVFICSQEESIKPKNIVEKIDFDSVSSIMASSQ; encoded by the exons ATGGCGATGTTTGAGCAGATGAGAGCAAACGTGGGCAAGTTGCTCAAGGGTATCGACAG GTACAATCCCGAGAACTTGGCTACCTTGGAGCGGTATGTGGAGACACAGGCCAAGGAGAATGCCTATGATCTAGAAGCCAACCTGGCCGTCCTGAAACT GTACCAGTTCAACCCAGCCTTCTTCCAGACCACAGTCACTGCCCAGATTCTGCTGAAAGCCCTCACCAACCTGCCCCACACCGACTTCACTCTGTGTAAATGTATGATCGACCAGGCACAT CAAGAAGAGCGGCCCATCCGACAGATCTTGTACCTCGGGGACCTGCTGGAGACCTGCCACTTTCAAGCCTTCTGG caagccctggatgaGAACATGGACCTCCTGGAAGGCATAACTGGCTTTGAAGACTCTGTCCGAAAAT TTATCTGCCATGTCGTGGGCATCACCTACCAGCACATCGACCGCTGGCTGCTGGCCGAGATGCTCGGAGACCTGACTG ACAACCAGCTGAGGGTGTGGATGAGCAAGTACGGCTGGAGCGCGGACGAGTCAGGGCAGGTCTTCATCTGCAGCCAGGAGGAGAGCATTAAGCCCAAGAACATCGTGGAGAAGATCGACTTTGACA GTGTGTCCAGCATCATGGCCTCGTCCCAGTAA
- the Eif3k gene encoding eukaryotic translation initiation factor 3 subunit K isoform X1, whose protein sequence is MAMFEQMRANVGKLLKGIDRYNPENLATLERYVETQAKENAYDLEANLAVLKLYQFNPAFFQTTVTAQILLKALTNLPHTDFTLCKCMIDQAHQEERPIRQILYLGDLLETCHFQAFWQALDENMDLLEGITGFEDSVRKFICHVVGITYQHIDRWLLAEMLGDLTDNQLRVWMSKYGWSADESGQVFICSQEESIKPKNIVEKIDFDSKWPGAADTGETWCPQSSAGCAKHQAERSFLGWELSARFHCLIQVTSPGESVRDAG, encoded by the exons ATGGCGATGTTTGAGCAGATGAGAGCAAACGTGGGCAAGTTGCTCAAGGGTATCGACAG GTACAATCCCGAGAACTTGGCTACCTTGGAGCGGTATGTGGAGACACAGGCCAAGGAGAATGCCTATGATCTAGAAGCCAACCTGGCCGTCCTGAAACT GTACCAGTTCAACCCAGCCTTCTTCCAGACCACAGTCACTGCCCAGATTCTGCTGAAAGCCCTCACCAACCTGCCCCACACCGACTTCACTCTGTGTAAATGTATGATCGACCAGGCACAT CAAGAAGAGCGGCCCATCCGACAGATCTTGTACCTCGGGGACCTGCTGGAGACCTGCCACTTTCAAGCCTTCTGG caagccctggatgaGAACATGGACCTCCTGGAAGGCATAACTGGCTTTGAAGACTCTGTCCGAAAAT TTATCTGCCATGTCGTGGGCATCACCTACCAGCACATCGACCGCTGGCTGCTGGCCGAGATGCTCGGAGACCTGACTG ACAACCAGCTGAGGGTGTGGATGAGCAAGTACGGCTGGAGCGCGGACGAGTCAGGGCAGGTCTTCATCTGCAGCCAGGAGGAGAGCATTAAGCCCAAGAACATCGTGGAGAAGATCGACTTTGACAGTAAGTGGCCTGGGGCCGCAGACACAGGGGAGACATGGTGTCCTCAGAGCAGTGCTGGGTGTGCAAAGCACCAGGCAGAGCGTTCCTTCCTGGGCTGGGAACTGTCTGCCAGATTCCATTGCCTCATCCAGGTGACTAGCCCAGGGGAGTCAGTGAGGGATGCTGGGTAG
- the Eif3k gene encoding eukaryotic translation initiation factor 3 subunit K isoform X2, with protein MAMFEQMRANVGKLLKGIDRYNPENLATLERYVETQAKENAYDLEANLAVLKLYQFNPAFFQTTVTAQILLKALTNLPHTDFTLCKCMIDQAHQEERPIRQILYLGDLLETCHFQAFWF; from the exons ATGGCGATGTTTGAGCAGATGAGAGCAAACGTGGGCAAGTTGCTCAAGGGTATCGACAG GTACAATCCCGAGAACTTGGCTACCTTGGAGCGGTATGTGGAGACACAGGCCAAGGAGAATGCCTATGATCTAGAAGCCAACCTGGCCGTCCTGAAACT GTACCAGTTCAACCCAGCCTTCTTCCAGACCACAGTCACTGCCCAGATTCTGCTGAAAGCCCTCACCAACCTGCCCCACACCGACTTCACTCTGTGTAAATGTATGATCGACCAGGCACAT CAAGAAGAGCGGCCCATCCGACAGATCTTGTACCTCGGGGACCTGCTGGAGACCTGCCACTTTCAAGCCTTCTGG ttctag